Proteins encoded together in one Bacteroidota bacterium window:
- a CDS encoding argininosuccinate synthase, giving the protein MKKAVLAFSGGLDTTYCAVYLDKILGCEVHAVTVNTGGFNTDEVAAIEQHAFKLGVHSYTCLDERENFYNKVIRFLVFGNILKNNTYPLSVSAERIVQAIAIAEYAKKINADCIVHGSTGAGNDQVRFDMVFNILAPEIKIITPIRDNKLSREEELTFLKRYGITMNFEKAMYSINKGLWGTSVGGKETLTSHQPLPDEAYPTPLTKTESTNLTLSFSKGELKGINGENFENSVDAILKLEELAAGYGIGREVHVGDTIIGIKGRVGFEAAAPLIIIKAHHALEKHTLTKWQLYWKDQLAAWYGNWMHEGQYLDPTMRDMEAFMQNTQQTVSGDVFVTLHPHRFMINGIQSPHDLMAAKFGSYGEMNNTWTGEDVKGFAKIFGNQVAIYQQVNGKEN; this is encoded by the coding sequence ATGAAAAAAGCAGTTTTGGCCTTTAGTGGCGGACTTGATACCACTTATTGCGCCGTTTATCTTGATAAAATATTAGGGTGTGAAGTGCACGCCGTAACCGTAAATACAGGCGGTTTTAATACTGACGAAGTTGCAGCTATTGAGCAACACGCCTTCAAACTGGGAGTACACTCGTACACCTGCCTTGATGAGCGTGAGAACTTTTATAACAAAGTGATACGCTTTTTGGTGTTTGGCAACATACTTAAAAACAATACCTACCCACTTTCGGTAAGTGCCGAACGTATTGTGCAGGCCATCGCCATAGCTGAGTACGCCAAAAAAATAAATGCCGATTGTATTGTGCACGGCAGCACAGGTGCAGGCAACGACCAAGTGAGGTTTGATATGGTGTTTAATATACTTGCCCCTGAAATAAAAATTATTACTCCAATACGTGATAACAAACTTTCGCGTGAGGAAGAGCTAACCTTTTTAAAACGATACGGTATCACCATGAATTTTGAAAAGGCCATGTATAGCATCAACAAAGGGCTTTGGGGCACATCAGTAGGAGGGAAGGAAACCCTAACCTCACACCAACCTTTACCTGATGAGGCTTACCCTACACCGCTAACTAAAACTGAAAGTACCAACCTTACCCTTAGTTTTTCGAAAGGAGAGTTAAAGGGTATTAACGGTGAGAATTTTGAAAATTCTGTTGATGCTATTCTGAAACTTGAAGAACTAGCAGCAGGCTATGGTATTGGCCGAGAGGTACACGTGGGCGATACCATTATAGGCATTAAAGGCCGAGTGGGTTTTGAGGCGGCAGCCCCGTTAATTATCATCAAAGCGCACCACGCGCTTGAAAAACATACACTTACCAAATGGCAACTGTATTGGAAAGACCAACTGGCGGCTTGGTACGGAAACTGGATGCACGAAGGCCAGTACCTCGACCCGACTATGCGAGATATGGAGGCATTTATGCAAAATACCCAGCAAACCGTAAGCGGTGATGTGTTTGTAACCTTGCACCCGCACAGGTTTATGATAAACGGTATACAATCTCCCCACGATTTAATGGCCGCCAAATTTGGCAGCTACGGTGAGATGAACAATACTTGGACGGGCGAAGACGTGAAAGGCTTTGCTAAAATTTTCGGAAATCAGGTAGCTATATATCAACAAGTAAATGGAAAAGAAAATTAA